Sequence from the Rhinatrema bivittatum chromosome 6, aRhiBiv1.1, whole genome shotgun sequence genome:
GCATGCCTTGTTTTCATAAAATTATTTAGTCTTCCACCACCTCTCTCCATATAACTGTAGCCCCTGTTCCACCAGGGGctcaccttcccagccttggaGAGCATTGAGGTCACTCTCCCAAGGTAGGGGAAAACTTCTCTGCGGCcgtgagctgggggcaggataacctgcagggccagtggtgAGCCGGGGACACTTCCATGAAATAAACCATTGTCCACTCGGAAGCTGTGCTCCAGCCAAAAATAATTTAGTGTGTAATCTTCAGAATAGCAATAGAATATAGCAGTGTAGCAGAAATATAGTTCCTTGTAACTCTCCTCGGTAATACTTTAGCTTCTCAAGCAGTGCTAAGATATGCTAGAACTCTCTTCTCTTAATGTTCTTAGGCCTAACCTggcctttctttctttccatttcagtttaCTCACAATGTCCTGATCAGCTCAAGAACAGTTATCATCTGGGTCTGCAGACTGGATTCTCTGAGCCCCATggcaagttccctctggcacagttCTTGGCGCAGATAAGTTCCTACCCCAGTTAAAGTTATTTCTCTTCTTGAAATTCGTCCctttctcttctggcctcctgagATTCTGAGTGAGAATCTTTGGCCAGCTCCTGATACTCCTCCCCTGTAAGCGGATCACAGTCACATTCTTTGTCTGTCCCTTCTCTCTGCAGCAATCCCAGCCCCAGTAGAATCAGGGTTTTTATTACCCATTCCTAGACCAAGCCTATAGGGGCTGCAACCACACTGTCCATCAAAGGAATGCCTGTAGCACCCTTTGATCAAAAGATGACCTTGCTCTGCTAGAATGTTCTCACTTCTAGCAATTCTGGCAGCTGTGCAGTCAATGAGGGGGAAAGGTTCACTTCAACTACACACCTAATGAAAAACAACTCCTATACCCTCTGTGGCATGGGAGTGccacctaaaaaaaaataaattttacataGAAACCATAACACTGAAAGTTGTAGTCTCATTGTGAGATTCTAAGCAGATTCTGAAATCGTTTACtggaattaatttaaaaatatttgaaaccACAGacatcccttcttcagatgtaacATTATAGAGACAAtattcacatctgaagaagagaccGATGTGGTCTTTATAGCTTATGTataacatttttggataatacattgatccaataaaagccataattagtttattttataaattgcctGCAGAGAATCAAGTTCTCTGCCATCACAGCCTGCAGAGAATCAAGTCTTTTGCTAGGCGTCATACAGTTACTAGATCGTTGCCTTTGTTATCTGGGGTTTATTTACACTGTTCTCATCTGTCTTCTAATTTTGAAGCTGTCCttcccattttacttttttttttctctctctctctgtcacttcATTCCCTCCCTGACATGTCTttccttcatttctctcttctttgctgtAGATGTGTCCATTACATCAGCATCACGTCACTCTTATCTCCTCCTTCCTCAAGTCCTGAGGCAGAATGCATTTTTTGTTGGGGGAGGGCAACCAAGCTCCACCCCCAGCAGCACCCATTTCTTACTTTATTTATAGTTAATGCATAAATCAGATTAGAATGATTCATTCCCAAACCTACCAATAAAACACTTGGTGCTAGAAAACCACTTCTTTCTGCCTGCGGGTAGCAACGGTCTGTCCTTCAGATAAAAGTGAATGGACCAGGGCCCAGGTGGCCCATCCCGTTCCGCTGCCTATGCACTGTTGGCAAATCTTACTTGAAGGAAGTGACTAGATCTACTGTGAAAAGTCTTTAGATTGAGTAAAAAGTCACTAAAACTATGTTGCTACAGAATGGTTGGTGAACCTAAGATTGGTGGCTCACACGCATGTACTCTCATTCTCTCGgtcacacatgctgtctgagcCATGCTCAGATACTGACACTCTTAGACACAAAAGCACACACTTTTTCAAACATTCTGACATGCACACTGTCACACACTACTTCTGCTCACTTAGCAAGTATCCCCCTCCTCTGTATGGCTAAGGGCACTACAGCATCATATAACGTTCCTGCCATCCCTTACCCAGCCTGGAGCAGCCATCTTTACATTTCCTCCTCTCTTACAGCATTCACTGTCTCCATTCACTTTGGTTATGGGTAGTTGGTCAGCCATACGTGCAAACACTCAGGATTTCACCCCGAGACTCAGGAAACTTGCATcaattgcagggtctcaggggtAACACTAGACATCTCCAGGActctctgtatacagctcagccaTTCCCCTTTTCTCAGTTAGCCTGCAGAGAAGAGGAGCAGTCACTGCAAGCAGCACAAGGGAAGAAAATGGAGAGCAGCTACAAACACAAAACTCATGTGCGGCTGTGATTCTAGGACTCACTTAGCTTAAGGTAGAGTGAGAATGCATAAGTCATGGGGCTTTGACTTATAGGTATGGGAGTATGTTGGAGTCATCACTGGAGGAGGGACAGGTAATGGTGATAGGTGGGATTAGTTGTGGAGGTGGAAGATACATGTTCTATTTGTTCCACACCACCTCCTCCCTCTGCCTATCAGCAGCAATCTCAGGCTGATTACAAttcaaaaggtcccaggtaagGCTATTGCTCTTCTGAGATCAGCCCAGCAAATTTACACAGAGACCTGAAAAGTAGGGCAGAGTGACTCCCAGCAAACAAACAATTACTGATAAAACATAGCCCTCACCTTGTCTGTTCTTCTGAAGCTGTCAGTCTTTCATAAGgtgatgatattaaaaaaaaacccaggagcTGTAACTTGGGTTTTGTTCTCCTTCTAGCAGATAGCTTGTCTGAGGTCAGAGTCTCCAGGTGGGgttggagagggggagagactgaACCAGGAGACCTTGTTTTGAGAAGGTAGGGGGCAGGACCACAAAGCATGGCTCTCTAGCCAGAGGTCTCACTATCTTGCACTTTTCAACATGCTCCGTAAGTAGGGAGCCCACTGAAACTATAGAAGTAAGTAGTCACTGCAGATACTTGCCtgattgtttttttgggggggtatgGCCCCTGTAGCACCCCTTTCTGACACCCATACTCTCCCATCCTCTAGTCCTTCTCTGAATCTTTCACTTTCTCCACCTATTGCTTTCTCAGTCTTCCTGCTATACCTGGTTCTCCTTTTCCTTGAACACCCATTCTTGCTCATACTACTTCCCATTCATCCTTCAAATTGGCTCAACCATATCCCCAACTATCATCCTCTGACTCCCTTACCCCCAGTTATCCCTGATCGTGTTTTCAcccagtgaggagctggttaCTAGTCTAGCCAGTGGGCTGGAGAATTTATCATGGGTTGCTCCAGTGGGTACTGCTGAGGGGAAGAGACTAGCTCGATGGAGGCTTTTGCTATCAGGCAGCCTATCAACTATACTTCACCACAACCTGAGCCCAGGTGAAGCCAGCCTGTTCCAGTGATGAGGGATCTATTAGCTTATGGTCCCctaggagagaaggaaagaatgAGACTGGAGTCAAGATGCCATAGACTGGATCATCATGGTGAGCCCCTACTGTACTTGCACCATTAGGCACAGATTACTCCAGAACATGACCTGCTTGTGTAAGGGCCCTATTACATATAAAAGAACTGCAGCAGTTGGTCAGATGGCTTATGTCATGGTTTCAGTGGGAGAGTATGAGAGGACCCCCCCATCCCTTCACCACTTGTACCAGAGGCTGGAAGATCCTCCACTTACCACTGGAGGCTCTTGGCCAAGCAGTGGGCCTGGTCAAACTATGAAAGACCAATTACTGGACCATCCATATCCCCAGTGTAGTGCAGGATCAGTCCTGGGTGGTCCCCAGACTGAGCCAGAACAGAGAACAGCACAAGCATCACAGGAGAACAGATGCTTTAGAGAAAGGTGGTGAAAGATGTTTGGCCTCCCTTACCCCTATGTTCCTCTTTACATAGCAAATGAACTATGGAGAACAGAATGGGGCTGAGTGGGTATGATCAGATGCAGCAAGCATGCCACATCCAGACCACTCAATTGCTGAGATATCTATCATCTGAATAGAGGCATGGCTAAGAGGCACTCAATCTGATTTTTAATGGAAAAACCAAAGCATAGTACCAAATATATTATGAATCTGCTCTTAGAGAGTgaagaggagcagggaagtgtgcaCTAGTTTTGATCTAGCCCTTTGCTCTCAGGTGGGTGGGGTGTTAAGACTTGTTTAATCAGTTGATTTAACTTACATCTCAAGTGTTTCAAAAGCATCTTATCCTCAAAGGGAGAATGAATACCCTATCTCCAAGCAACTAGATGTTCTAGATTAGAAAGAGGCCCAAGTTTTGAATGAGTATTTGTTAGCATCCACCCATCCCATAAGACCATTTTGTTCTCcgcaatgaagatttttttttagccaCACCCCtctaaaattatatatatatatagatttcaACTTCAGCACAAAGATTGTGCTCTTTCACAAGCTCTTTGAGATTGTGACTTTTCCCTTCAGGATTCCCACTACCACCTCTTGTAGTTTTAGTCATCCACTATGGGAGAAAGCTAATTTGTTTACTTCCACAATCTGTGGGATGTAGAAGTTGGAAAGAGCAAGGAGGGTTGTGTTCTCAAATACTGGGAACCACAAGAGCCACCAAGCATATTTGATGCAGGTTGGCAAAGAACCAGTACAACCTCCCTTTGGGATCCCTTCATGAGCTGTTATCTGGTATAGGGGATGGGTTTTGCCAAGTAGGGCACTGGCCCAAGGTTTCTCACGAGTAGGCCTGTGTTTGGTAAAGAGAAACTGGTAATAAACTGATTAAGTAGTTTCTCTATGCTAGAAGGGCAACCAAGTAGGATAACTATGTTTACAGTCTGCTCTAATTGTTATCTTATGCAATTGCTGTGGGGTTTTGCTGCTGCATGCAGCTCTCATTTGGATCTCAATTTTAGGCAGGGGGACCCCTCAGGTTGAGACCCTCCAGATTTCTTACcaaattaagggcctgattcaccaaggcatttctcccattctgtgtctatgggaaaatgccttgagcTTGCCACACATCTTTGCAGGTAACAGAAACAAGACAACCTCAAAACAAGGCTCACAGGTATAGCCTGCAACCTCCTAACCTATACCCTCCAAGGCTTGGAAGAGACTAGGGACTGAATAGAGACAAGAAGGACCTTATATTATCCCctggggtaggggaggggaggagaactATGACAGGACAGACTTTGTCTTTGCAAGTCTAAAGACTAGACTCAGTTACAATGATTGATAGAACTGACATGCACAGGCAATCATTGAGGCTTAATGCTTGGTCTTTTTGTCCCTCAAAATCTAGGCCTCTTATGTACTAACCTGCATTGGAACCAGTAGAGTTATGCATTACCTGCAGGTCTAATGGAGGTAATGCAAATCAGGTTTAAGTCTAATGTTTAAAGATTATGCATTAGATGGCAGTTTGGTTTTAATTCAGCCTTTGCAACATTCTTATACATTTTTCCATAAGATGGAAAAGGTACTACTGCCATTCTGATTAGCATGAGACGTGGGGGGTTAGTAATATACCTATCCCTCCATCAGAAGAGACAGCAAGCTACATAGCCACATGTACCATAGAGTTTCCCCTGGGTAGTGAGCATGGCTCCTAGTTTCCTACAAGTCTAGATGAGCATCACTTGGAGTTGAATTTAGGTTGTTTCAGAGGTCAGATATTCAGACTAAGTAGTAGAGTGATTACAAGTGTCAAACATTTCAGTTTAAAAAAGTCATATTTTATTAATGCAattgtatataaaattgttaCATGAGTCATCTCCTACCTGCATGAACAGCTAGAAGTCAATCAAGTTGTcacaaaattctttaaaaaccaccccaaataaAAGCCAACACTACAGCTACACAAATGTTCTACACGCACTTCATATTCCTGGGACAAACGATGAGGATTTGGATGAGAAAGTTTTAGTAGAATTCATCAAGAGTTGGTGATAAGTATTCCTACTCTCCCACCCTGGTCATACATGATCACCAACCCTTATTCTAGACATAGTTCTTATTTGGGTAGTCACTCCTGGGCTGTGTGAGATGGCAGCTGTGTAGCGGGCTGAGTAGTTGTGCTCCTTCTTTGGGCAGGAACAACAGAGACAGCAGCCTCCAAGCAGCAGGAGTGCAGAGGCAGCCCAGCCAATGTAGAGGGATGCCCCCAGTTCCCTCTTCTGTGCTTCTGTCACAAGTGGGTTGTAGAAGTCCTGGATGATAGAGTGTGCTGACCAGCACACTGGGATGAGCAGGAGGATGCCAGAGATGACAAATACAATACCAGAAACCAAGCTTATTTTTGCCTTGGCAGATTTCTCCTCTACACAGTTTGGTGCATTTAGCTCCTACAATGCCAATCAGCAGGGCAAGAACAGCAGTGAGGACAGAGATAACAGAAAGGGCCCGGGCAGCCTGGAGGTCCTTGGGTAGGGCCAGCATAGAGTCATATACCTTGCATTGCATCTGCCCTGTACTCTGAACAATGCAGTTCATCCACAGCCCCTCCCAGATGATTTGAGCCACCACAATGTTGTTGCCAATGAAGGCTGTCACCTTCCACATTGGTAGGGCACATGTGATAATGCCACCCAGCCAGCCCATCAATGACAAGACCATACCAAGGATCTGAAGTCCAGTAGAAGCCATTTCTCAGATGAAGAGGTGATCTGCCAACACAAGATAAATTCAAGTCAGATTAGAAGACTAGGTGAAGTCATGGGGCCTAGTTATTTCACTGAACCCACTGTGTGGCCAGATGGTCAAGCTATTCTATTGAGCCCACATACATGAGGAATTTGTTACATACTAGTGTAATGAAGATAGGTTTTGCATATTCATGATTGCATCTGGAAATAGTCAATAGGACAGTTTCGTGAGCCATTGGATCAGAGTTTAAAGTGTTAAGACTCCTGCTCTTCTGCTTTGGTTAGCCTCGTAGGACACTATCATAAATCCATGCATATTATTAATACAAACACTAACAGCTAAACAGGAATGTGAAGGACTTCAGGCAGCTACAAAACGATCCATCAACCTGCAAGAAGCCAGTCTGAGACCTCTAAGCCAGAAAACCCTCACTACTTCCTACTAGGAAGGAGGTACATACTTTAGGAGGGCTTCTACTTAGGACTTCGGTGTAACCACTATTTTGTTAGTGACTTAATGGAAGTATAGCTATCAAAGCTAGTCAGAGGTATTTAGTACAACATAACCTTGTATGGAAAATGGTCAAATGTCCAATTCTACAACCTCTATTGTAAGCCTACAAATAACCTTGTCTATGATGTACTGTAAACTGCTTTTGGTGAGTTTCATATTCAGAGAGGTAGGCAATAAATCCAAGTAAATAAATGGTTACTGACCTAGACTTTTCCTTAGGATTCAGGGAACCACTTAATCCCATTGCCTAGTAATGGTTTTCTATGTACTTTGtgacacacctaaccagtcaggttatCTATAAACGGTGGCtccctgcctccattgtatgcagatgcACCTTATGCATGTTGGTTACAGATAAACAGAAAGCAGGACTGGCTATGAGTGGACAGTGAGTGAAACCCTGCCTTAGGAGGAACAAAGTTAAGGCCTTGTTAGCTTTCTGCATTTCTTCCTGTCTCAATTGTCCCCAGTACATTGCTACCTTTTTAAAAGTATATACCATCATGCTTTGAAATATTAAGAATTAAGTTACAAGATTAAAATGCATTTTAGTAGACAGGCTAAGAGGAAATACTAATTGTTTTAACTAGTACAACTTTTTACTCCTTAATACTTTCCCACCAGTCCTTGCAGAAAAAAATCCAGGTGGGGTATACCCAGACTTAGAGGATAAATAAAATAGACTGGCTCCTTAGACCCGAACACACAGCGTGTGAACCGATGACTATTTATTGGCGTATACCCTGAAAAATAGAGTCCGGCTAGTGTGGTTACAGAAGTCCAATTATCCCCACGTGCAAGACACCATTTTAAGTTCAGGTAGCTCCAACACCAAAAGTTTCGATTCAACGCAACCCTAACTAATCGCTGCCTCGCGCCCACTTTTCTACAGAAGTTGGGCATTTCCACCTCGCCCCGCAACGGTAACGTTTTGAGATAGCGCAGAGGTTTCAGGCGACTTGCAGTGCTAAAATGCCAGCGTGATTGGTCTGCCACATGATTTAAAGCCACTTTAATTCCATTCTGTTCTTAAAACTAAAGACTTAGTAAAATGCAtaaaagcaggagagagagagtgaggccaaCGTGTACTTAGAAGTAACTATAGAAGTTAAGACAGCCAAGGAAGTGTTTTTAAGTTAGTATTGTTTTAAGAGAGGTAACAGTCCTATTAGATTTATTAGCGCGTCAGAGGACAGAAAGCTACTTGCTTTTGTCTTTTGGTCTCCTACCCTGCACATCTACTTAAGCCTCAGATTCCTACAAACTGCACCAATAAATCCGAAGTTGCTATGCATATCCTTTATGCAGCTTTGATAGGTATGGAGGAGGGGGTTCTAGAAGATATGACCGATATACTAAAGAGATAGCACCAAGCAGAGCATTCGTTAATACATAGAGAGGTTTCAAGCTTTTGCTAGATTTCGCGCTTTTGAGAGAGCCTGAGAAGCAAGAACATAGGAGAGAGTTTTGTAGCTTGCATCCATCCTCCATCTCACATATCAAAGTAGCTACATGGTTTAGTACAACCAAAGTTTGTTACGTTTAAAAGTGTTTAATAAGTGCTAAAAGCATTTATAACCACCACAAGCTTTAGGGGTCACTTGAGAAGTCAGTTTTGTAAGGAGGAATCTGCTTTTTAGAATCAAGATTAATATTTTATCATCTTTATCTGCTGAATTCCACCATAAAGATGCTTGCCTCTTACTACATTAGGAGACTCATTTACAAGACCTAAacctctataaaaaaaaacaacttgcttATATAAGCACAAAATTAGGAAACCAAGTTTTAACGCACACTCAATACATAACTAAAAGCAGGGGAAACAAACACAGCACGATACAAATATTTACAAGCAAGAAACCCACACAGCTACTTACGTAGTACTCAGAAAAAAAGCAACTGCTATCCACTGCACATCTGGAAAAGCAGATTCAGAAAGGAGCCCTCCACCCTTGAGTTTTATAACAAGGGTAATGCCCACCCGCCCCTCCTCGTTCATGACGTCATAGACTCTCACACAGGTGAAACCTCTACCCATTGAAAAGCCACGGGACTAGAGACAAAAGACACAATCAAATCCCATTCCCTCCTTCCTATCACATCCAAACTAGTTTAAACCAACCCCGCTTTCAGAGCAGTTTGTACACcaagagggaaagaaagaggagggggtgAAGGGAAAGCTTCCCCTGAGACTGTCCTTGCTGCTAAGGAAGTTAGCCCATGCATAAGAAAGAGTCGAACCATGCCTTTCCATAGTTTCAACACATGCTAAGTACCAACAGGCTGGAATAGAAATACTGCTGCAGCTATACCAGGGCTCTCCAGACACAACGTGAACATAATTAGCGCAGGTATTATCGCATCCTCTATATAACAGATAATAAAGCAGGTATTCTCAATCCTTTCCTACAATACCCAGATGATAAAGCAGTAGTACACGTAGGTAATAACTAAAATTACAGTTTAGGATACtaagcccccttttttttttttccagcctagATGGCGTTCCTTCTAATCTAAAAATTCTAAAATCAGAGaaggctaagggcctcattttccaatatcgcattggtaacgcattagggggcgttaccaatgcaaatgaggcttctttcgtgcagtggggaaacattcGGGAAAACATTAGCACGGCACGCGAtcttttcccagtgtgcgatgattctttcagtgtttcatcgcagtgcacgatatttgccagagagagagagagagagagatttgctggccgtcggagtgaggaaactcactccaagaggagatttgggcaacgttaaCGTTACGttaacgttgcccaaatctcctcttggagtgagtttcctcactccgacggccagcaaatcttcactagagaccactgttctctctctctctctctctctgtttgttTCCAGAATGTTTAGAAAATCCTCACCAATGATTTTGTATGATCTTGGAAGGAATCATTTTATCTCTCTCTGTACTTCAGCTCTAATTCCTGCATCTCTAtaccaggggtccccaaactacaGCCCACAGAGCAACATTTTACAACCCATCAAATTCTCCCTGCCTTGGAgcatttcaccttttttttttggcttatgaGCACCAGCAGTAAAGGCTTTATGCTTGTGGTTACCAATCCCCACCAGCATATCTCAGCACAGCAAGGGCCACAATGCTTGCAGGGACCTTAACATTGGTTATTACAGGCCTTGACTGCTGCAATGGAATATACTAGGGGTTTGCAGCATCCGCCTTGAAAGCTCTGCAAGTGGTTCAGAATTCAGTGGCACAAATCCTTATGGGTTCTGGATGTTATGATCATGTTTCCCTCGTTTTATTTGTGCTCCAACTGCCTATACAAGCCCTCTAGAACTCCAAGATCTACAGGATGCTGCTTATTGGATGTACCAACAATTCAGTGAAGCCAACTGAGTTAACAGAGAGGCTGTTTGCGGTGGCCGGCCCTCTACTTCGGAACCAGGTGCCTGCTGCCCTCCATCAGGAACAGTACGTTAGTCCATTTGAGAAGGCTCTTAAAACATTCTTCTTTGAGAAGGCGTTTGATGCTTTCTTTTAGCTGTCAGGTCACTGAATTTATAACCTGCAGAGTTAGTTAATTTAGTGAGCTGTTGTAACtatatgttttctgtttgttttgtttttttagtgtgGGTTTACTGTGATATGATTTATGAATGTTCCTTTATAAGCCTCTTAGATTATTGAGATAATGCGgcataaaaatgttataaattaaataaataaagagggctGCAGAAGAAAAGCTGGGACATGATGAGGGCTGCAGTGCCAGTGGGTTCCCTaacccctgccagcagaagaaaaaaatctagCAAGGGAGGGGCTGCAATGTTGGTGGGATCCCAAGCACCTGTGAGGTGAGCAGAAagaggaggggagtgagaggtGAATGGAATATGAGAGGACATGAAGGTAGTGTGAAGAGGGAAAGGAGTGTGAGGGAGAAAGCCTGACAGGGAGAAGGGAATGTGTTGTGAGGAGTGGATGGAAGAAGgagtgaaaggaaagaagtgttaTGGAGGTGAGGGTGAAAGGAAAGGAATCAGAGTGTGagtgaggaggggagaggggaggggggagaggagggaaatggATTGAGGAAAGTTGAGGAGAGGAGAGTAAGGAAGGATGGGAGGAGGTGACGGAAAGGAAAGGGAATGTGAATGAGAGGACAGATTAATGAGAGATAAgagtgagaggagaaagagagaggtggTGAAGCAAAGGGGTAAAAAGTGGAGGGAAGTAGAGAGAGCAAGAGTGGAGAGAATGCACCACAAGCACACCACCATGCCATTcacctttttccctctcccccagggGGCAGATGTTGAGGAAGTGGGGATTACAGGTGCTAAGGTTCCACAGGCTGTGGTAGGATTGCCACCCTTCCTAGAAATGAAGTTACCTGTAACAGGAATTCTCTGATGCACAgaaggatgtcagtcctcacacatgggcttCATCAGATGATGTAACCTGGCATAGAACATTTGACTTCAAAGCTTCTAAACGTTTGGAGCATATTCTACTGGACACATGCAGCTCTACCTGCCTCTCTGCCTCCCAGACAGGGCTCTTCAGTCCATTAAAAgctaaaattcataaaaatatcaaCTCCAGGAGAAGACAGGAGGGTATcgtgaggacttacatcctgtTTTTCATCAGAGAGCTCATGTTACAGGTAAgtatatatgaacataagatttgccatactgggtcagaccaaagatcccatcaagtccagaatcctgtttcccatagtggacaatccaggtgacaagtacATGACAGGATCCCAAACGATAAACTGCATATTGCTTatgccagggataagcaatggatttccctaAGATCACCATAAT
This genomic interval carries:
- the LOC115094076 gene encoding LOW QUALITY PROTEIN: claudin-6-like (The sequence of the model RefSeq protein was modified relative to this genomic sequence to represent the inferred CDS: deleted 3 bases in 2 codons) produces the protein MASTGLQILGMVLSLMGWLGGIITCALPMWKVTAFIGNNIVVAQIIWEGLWMNCIVQSTGQMQCKVYDSMLALPKDLQAARALSVISVLTAVLALLIGIVGAKCTNCVEEKSAKAKISLVSGIVFVISGILLLIPVCWSAHSIIQDFYNPLVTEAQKRELGASLYIGWAASALLLLGGCCLCCSCPKKEHNYSARYTAAITQPRSDYPNKNYV